The DNA window GCACTGAAGAATGCAGATAATCTCTCCCTGCAAAAGATTAATGATTTGGTAAAACAATCGCAAAAAGAATTGGAGATTCGGGGAAAAGATTTTTATATTCCTCTTAGACTTGTTTTATTCGGAAATTGCCACGGGCCAGATATTCCCACGATTGTTGATATTCTCGGCAAAGAGATGACAATTGGACGACTAAAAAAATATTTATAGAAAAGCAGAACACGAGTCTCTTCGTAGTTTCTTAAAATCAGAAAGGATTAAATAAATAATAATGGAAAAAGAAAAAAAAGAATCTTTGGATTTTATACGCCAAATAGTTAAAGAAGATAATGAATTGGGAAAATATGATGGAAAAGTTTATACCAGATTTCCACCGGAACCAAACGGATATCTTCACATCGGGCATGCAAAAGCAATATGCCTTAGCTTCGATATTGCTGCCGAAAATAAAGGAAAATGCAATTTGCGTTTTGACGATACGAATCCATATAAAGAAAAACAGGTTTTCATAGACTCCATTCAGGAGGATATTCATTGGCTTGGTTATGAGTGGGATAAATTATGCTTTGCCTCCGACTATTTCGAAACTTTGTACGAATATGCGGTAAAATTGATAAAATCCGGCAAAGCGTACATTTGCAATTTAAATGCTAATCAGATCCGAGAATATCGCGGAACTCTTACGAAACTCGGAACAAAAAGTCCCTATCGTGACAGACCGATTGCTGAAAATCTGGAATTATTTGAAAAAATGAAACTCGGCGAATTTGAAGAAGGAGAATGTGTCCTTCGTGCAAAAATTGATATGTCATCCCCGAATATGAATATGCGCGATCCGGTAATGTATAGAATTTTGCACACTGAACACCCCCGAACCGGTAAAAAATGGTGCATCTATCCCAGCTATGATTTTACGCATGGAGAATCCGACTCAATAGAAAAAATTACCCACTCCCTCTGTGATCTGGGATTTGAAAATCATCGTCCTTTGTATAACTGGTTCATAGAAAATTTGAAAATTTTTCCTTCACGCCAGATAGAATTTGCTCGATTGAATATAACTTATACCATTTTGAGCAAAAGAAAACTCAAAACACTCGTGGATAAAAATTACGTCGAAGGTTGGGACGACCCCAGAATGCCTACTTTATCCGGCATGAGACGGCGAGGATATACACCCACGGCAATCAAAACATTCCTGAGAAAAATTGGTGTGGCAAAAAGTAAAAGCACTGTGGACGTTAAACTTTTGGAGCATTGTGTGCGGGATCATTTGAACGACATCACCCCAAGAAAAATGGGCGTTCTGAATCCTCTTAAAATTATTATTACGAATTATCCTGAAGACAAAGAAGTGCTGCTTGTAGCCAAAAATCATCCGAGCGATGACTCAATGGGTACACGCAAAATTCCGTTCTCAAAAGAAA is part of the Candidatus Cloacimonadota bacterium genome and encodes:
- a CDS encoding glutamine--tRNA ligase/YqeY domain fusion protein; its protein translation is MEKEKKESLDFIRQIVKEDNELGKYDGKVYTRFPPEPNGYLHIGHAKAICLSFDIAAENKGKCNLRFDDTNPYKEKQVFIDSIQEDIHWLGYEWDKLCFASDYFETLYEYAVKLIKSGKAYICNLNANQIREYRGTLTKLGTKSPYRDRPIAENLELFEKMKLGEFEEGECVLRAKIDMSSPNMNMRDPVMYRILHTEHPRTGKKWCIYPSYDFTHGESDSIEKITHSLCDLGFENHRPLYNWFIENLKIFPSRQIEFARLNITYTILSKRKLKTLVDKNYVEGWDDPRMPTLSGMRRRGYTPTAIKTFLRKIGVAKSKSTVDVKLLEHCVRDHLNDITPRKMGVLNPLKIIITNYPEDKEVLLVAKNHPSDDSMGTRKIPFSKEIYIEQEDFMENPPKKFWRLSPGREIRLRYAYFITCNDFVKDEETGEIKELYCTYDPKTRGGNSPDGRKVKGTLHWVSKKHALKVDINLYDRLFKTMYPMKTEEGEDFTSNLNPNSKKVLKNVPVEPSLTNAEKGYIFQFERMGYFCVETNNFSPANETTDAKIVINRTIALRDSWAKIEKKIKNS